A stretch of the Leguminivora glycinivorella isolate SPB_JAAS2020 chromosome 2, LegGlyc_1.1, whole genome shotgun sequence genome encodes the following:
- the LOC125234530 gene encoding probable chitinase 2 isoform X3 encodes MSLFLKFVFGVVLLTVFVEGHDKVVVCYYGTWATYRSGDGKFSVSDINASLCTHLVYTFVGIHDDGTVISLDPYLDLPDNQGLDNFKKFNALKQQNNQLKTILAVGGWNQGSANYSTMAASATLRKTFITTARDMVLTYGFDGLDIDWEYPNQRDSTQGVADVNNFSLLLKELREEFDKHGLLITVAVAAVESSASLSYDIPNVAKYVDLVNIMTYDLYGAWDSITGHNAPLHVDQGRIYAVDAALNYWLSQGCPPEKVVMGIPFYGRTFNLTDANNNGVGAPSSGVGFAGQYTATKGFVGYNEFCTKLNTETWDVLYDSIAQVPYAIQDKNWVSYDDPNSIAKKVEYAMNLGIAGAMVWSIETDDFHGKCGEDFALLRAINSALAGSSTTTTTSTTTPSTTTTTKRPTTTSTAAPTHPTTVKPTTTTTSAPSALCTKEGPIPNPDDCSTFFICVQGNYGMVPTLMNCPANLVWDDENKICNYRYLVKCEA; translated from the exons ATGTCTTTGTTTCTTAAATTTGTGTTTGGAGTCGTTTTGCTGACCGTTTTTGTGGAGGGGCACGAca AAGTCGTAGTCTGCTACTACGGCACATGGGCCACCTACCGCTCTGGCGACGGCAAATTCTCCGTCTCCGACATCAACGCTTCACTCTGCACCCATCTCGTTTACACCTTCGTCGGGATCCATGACGATGGGACTGTTATCTCGCTCGATCCGTATCTGGACTTGCCTGATAATCAAGGACTTG ACAATTTCAAGAAATTCAACGCATTGAAGCAACAGAACAACCAGTTGAAAACTATTCTGGCCGTCGGGGGCTGGAATCAGGGATCTGCAAACTACTCCACG ATGGCAGCCTCCGCTACCCTGCGCAAGACCTTCATCACCACCGCCAGAGATATGGTCCTGACCTACGGTTTCGACGGCTTAGACATAGATTGGGAGTACCCCAACCAACGGGACAGTACTCAGGGAGTTGCTGACGTGAACAACTTCTCTTTATTACTGAAGGAATTAAGGGAAGAGTTCGATAAACATGGACTGTTGATTACTGTTGCTGTTGCCGCTGTGGAGTCGAGTGCGTCGCTGTCTTATGATATCCCTAATGTGGCCAA GTACGTGGACCTCGTAAACATCATGACATACGACCTGTATGGCGCCTGGGATTCGATCACCGGCCACAACGCTCCCCTCCACGTAGATCAGGGTAGGATCTACGCTGTGGATGCCGCTTTGAACTATTGGCTCTCACAAG GCTGTCCCCCAGAAAAGGTTGTAATGGGCATACCTTTCTACGGCAGGACTTTCAACTTGACCGATGCGAATAACAATGGGGTAGGGGCTCCATCAAGTGGGGTTGGGTTCGCTGGACAATATACTGCTACAAAAGGCTTTGTTGGATACAACGAG TTCTGCACCAAACTAAACACGGAAACCTGGGACGTCCTTTACGATTCCATAGCTCAAGTGCCATATGCCATCCAAGACAAAAACTGGGTATCCTACGATGATCCCAATTCCATAGCCAAGAAGGTCGAATATGCCATGAATCTCGGCATCGCCGGTGCCATGGTTTGGAGTATCGAAACTGATGACTTCCACGGGAAGTGTGGAGAGGACTTTGCTTTATTAAGGGCTATTAACTCAGCTTTAGCTGGATctagtactactactactacgtCTACTACTACTCCTAGTACCACTACAACAACTAAACGTCCTACTACTACAAGTACTGCGGCCCCTACACACCCAA CTACTGTAAAACCTACGACAACAACAA CATCAGCACCCTCAGCACTATGCACTAAAGAAGGTCCAATACCCAACCCTGACGATTGTTCCACCTTCTTCATCTGTGTCCAAGGAAACTACGGCATGGTTCCCACACTCATGAACTGTCCAGCCAATCTGGTGTGGGATGATGAGAATAAAATCTGCAATTATAGGTACCTTGTCAAATGTGAAGCTTGA
- the LOC125234530 gene encoding probable chitinase 2 isoform X2 — MFLKFIFGVILLAVFVEGHDKVVVCYYGTWATYRSGDGKFSVSDINASLCTHLVYTFVGIHDDGTVISLDPYLDLPDNQGLDNFKKFNALKQQNNQLKTILAVGGWNQGSANYSTMAASATLRKTFITTARDMVLTYGFDGLDIDWEYPNQRDSTQGVADVNNFSLLLKELREEFDKHGLLITVAVAAVESSASLSYDIPNVAKYVDLVNIMTYDLYGAWDSITGHNAPLHVDQGRIYAVDAALNYWLSQGCPPEKVVMGIPFYGRTFNLTDANNNGVGAPSSGVGFAGQYTATKGFVGYNEFCTKLNTETWDVLYDSIAQVPYAIQDKNWVSYDDPNSIAKKVEYAMNLGIAGAMVWSIETDDFHGKCGEDFALLRAINSALAGSSTTTTTSTTTPSTTTTTKRPTTTSTAAPTHPTTVTTTTSTTTTSTVKPTTTTTSAPSALCTKEGPIPNPDDCSTFFICVQGNYGMVPTLMNCPANLVWDDENKICNYRYLVKCEA; from the exons AAGTCGTAGTCTGCTACTACGGCACATGGGCCACCTACCGCTCTGGCGACGGCAAATTCTCCGTCTCCGACATCAACGCTTCACTCTGCACCCATCTCGTTTACACCTTCGTCGGGATCCATGACGATGGGACTGTTATCTCGCTCGATCCGTATCTGGACTTGCCTGATAATCAAGGACTTG ACAATTTCAAGAAATTCAACGCATTGAAGCAACAGAACAACCAGTTGAAAACTATTCTGGCCGTCGGGGGCTGGAATCAGGGATCTGCAAACTACTCCACG ATGGCAGCCTCCGCTACCCTGCGCAAGACCTTCATCACCACCGCCAGAGATATGGTCCTGACCTACGGTTTCGACGGCTTAGACATAGATTGGGAGTACCCCAACCAACGGGACAGTACTCAGGGAGTTGCTGACGTGAACAACTTCTCTTTATTACTGAAGGAATTAAGGGAAGAGTTCGATAAACATGGACTGTTGATTACTGTTGCTGTTGCCGCTGTGGAGTCGAGTGCGTCGCTGTCTTATGATATCCCTAATGTGGCCAA GTACGTGGACCTCGTAAACATCATGACATACGACCTGTATGGCGCCTGGGATTCGATCACCGGCCACAACGCTCCCCTCCACGTAGATCAGGGTAGGATCTACGCTGTGGATGCCGCTTTGAACTATTGGCTCTCACAAG GCTGTCCCCCAGAAAAGGTTGTAATGGGCATACCTTTCTACGGCAGGACTTTCAACTTGACCGATGCGAATAACAATGGGGTAGGGGCTCCATCAAGTGGGGTTGGGTTCGCTGGACAATATACTGCTACAAAAGGCTTTGTTGGATACAACGAG TTCTGCACCAAACTAAACACGGAAACCTGGGACGTCCTTTACGATTCCATAGCTCAAGTGCCATATGCCATCCAAGACAAAAACTGGGTATCCTACGATGATCCCAATTCCATAGCCAAGAAGGTCGAATATGCCATGAATCTCGGCATCGCCGGTGCCATGGTTTGGAGTATCGAAACTGATGACTTCCACGGGAAGTGTGGAGAGGACTTTGCTTTATTAAGGGCTATTAACTCAGCTTTAGCTGGATctagtactactactactacgtCTACTACTACTCCTAGTACCACTACAACAACTAAACGTCCTACTACTACAAGTACTGCGGCCCCTACACACCCAACTActgttactactactactagtactACAACGACGTCTACTGTAAAACCTACGACAACAACAA CATCAGCACCCTCAGCACTATGCACTAAAGAAGGTCCAATACCCAACCCTGACGATTGTTCCACCTTCTTCATCTGTGTCCAAGGAAACTACGGCATGGTTCCCACACTCATGAACTGTCCAGCCAATCTGGTGTGGGATGATGAGAATAAAATCTGCAATTATAGGTACCTTGTCAAATGTGAAGCTTGA
- the LOC125234530 gene encoding probable chitinase 2 isoform X1 → MSLFLKFVFGVVLLTVFVEGHDKVVVCYYGTWATYRSGDGKFSVSDINASLCTHLVYTFVGIHDDGTVISLDPYLDLPDNQGLDNFKKFNALKQQNNQLKTILAVGGWNQGSANYSTMAASATLRKTFITTARDMVLTYGFDGLDIDWEYPNQRDSTQGVADVNNFSLLLKELREEFDKHGLLITVAVAAVESSASLSYDIPNVAKYVDLVNIMTYDLYGAWDSITGHNAPLHVDQGRIYAVDAALNYWLSQGCPPEKVVMGIPFYGRTFNLTDANNNGVGAPSSGVGFAGQYTATKGFVGYNEFCTKLNTETWDVLYDSIAQVPYAIQDKNWVSYDDPNSIAKKVEYAMNLGIAGAMVWSIETDDFHGKCGEDFALLRAINSALAGSSTTTTTSTTTPSTTTTTKRPTTTSTAAPTHPTTVTTTTSTTTTSTVKPTTTTTSAPSALCTKEGPIPNPDDCSTFFICVQGNYGMVPTLMNCPANLVWDDENKICNYRYLVKCEA, encoded by the exons ATGTCTTTGTTTCTTAAATTTGTGTTTGGAGTCGTTTTGCTGACCGTTTTTGTGGAGGGGCACGAca AAGTCGTAGTCTGCTACTACGGCACATGGGCCACCTACCGCTCTGGCGACGGCAAATTCTCCGTCTCCGACATCAACGCTTCACTCTGCACCCATCTCGTTTACACCTTCGTCGGGATCCATGACGATGGGACTGTTATCTCGCTCGATCCGTATCTGGACTTGCCTGATAATCAAGGACTTG ACAATTTCAAGAAATTCAACGCATTGAAGCAACAGAACAACCAGTTGAAAACTATTCTGGCCGTCGGGGGCTGGAATCAGGGATCTGCAAACTACTCCACG ATGGCAGCCTCCGCTACCCTGCGCAAGACCTTCATCACCACCGCCAGAGATATGGTCCTGACCTACGGTTTCGACGGCTTAGACATAGATTGGGAGTACCCCAACCAACGGGACAGTACTCAGGGAGTTGCTGACGTGAACAACTTCTCTTTATTACTGAAGGAATTAAGGGAAGAGTTCGATAAACATGGACTGTTGATTACTGTTGCTGTTGCCGCTGTGGAGTCGAGTGCGTCGCTGTCTTATGATATCCCTAATGTGGCCAA GTACGTGGACCTCGTAAACATCATGACATACGACCTGTATGGCGCCTGGGATTCGATCACCGGCCACAACGCTCCCCTCCACGTAGATCAGGGTAGGATCTACGCTGTGGATGCCGCTTTGAACTATTGGCTCTCACAAG GCTGTCCCCCAGAAAAGGTTGTAATGGGCATACCTTTCTACGGCAGGACTTTCAACTTGACCGATGCGAATAACAATGGGGTAGGGGCTCCATCAAGTGGGGTTGGGTTCGCTGGACAATATACTGCTACAAAAGGCTTTGTTGGATACAACGAG TTCTGCACCAAACTAAACACGGAAACCTGGGACGTCCTTTACGATTCCATAGCTCAAGTGCCATATGCCATCCAAGACAAAAACTGGGTATCCTACGATGATCCCAATTCCATAGCCAAGAAGGTCGAATATGCCATGAATCTCGGCATCGCCGGTGCCATGGTTTGGAGTATCGAAACTGATGACTTCCACGGGAAGTGTGGAGAGGACTTTGCTTTATTAAGGGCTATTAACTCAGCTTTAGCTGGATctagtactactactactacgtCTACTACTACTCCTAGTACCACTACAACAACTAAACGTCCTACTACTACAAGTACTGCGGCCCCTACACACCCAACTActgttactactactactagtactACAACGACGTCTACTGTAAAACCTACGACAACAACAA CATCAGCACCCTCAGCACTATGCACTAAAGAAGGTCCAATACCCAACCCTGACGATTGTTCCACCTTCTTCATCTGTGTCCAAGGAAACTACGGCATGGTTCCCACACTCATGAACTGTCCAGCCAATCTGGTGTGGGATGATGAGAATAAAATCTGCAATTATAGGTACCTTGTCAAATGTGAAGCTTGA